From the genome of Nasonia vitripennis strain AsymCx chromosome 1, Nvit_psr_1.1, whole genome shotgun sequence, one region includes:
- the LOC100121514 gene encoding tyrosine-protein phosphatase 69D yields the protein MQHQLAILLVAICSSLLLATADSNDNKSDVSSSSGPNSKLLEIVVSQGSEVIEAGSTPYFICKSLEPVSTVWWTFNGKNVSSVKESEFADRFDLKTATRQDSGNYTCHAVTSAGLVNKTAHIRVIEPARIIASQSVRVNAMNAVNLTCHFYGDPLSDFAWSKSNDSDNSERLKNLTHVQQMNQTHFILTLSFKSAARKDNGTYTCQARDYYGPVTAERHLFVVDVPLISIDFLKTVGAGSIFLNWTVNNGNEPIETYFIQYMKNGTDSWQYNSELINGGNSSFVLKGLDKGATYQIGISAKNKVGKSHVQIDPRWITTLERDPTFIPKLNVNGMTSSTVTIAWNNPPPELKEHIHYYMVVASHKNQTREAIVTVQPSQLYLFEYLEPATSYKFKIKACNEFTKNCGNWSKEFEAETLDGVPSAPTNLSVSCRFDNISRTSLMSVNWEPPEKPNSIIIQYKIEINGKATYKDDSGRMKTETSRPFIEHVDFHHKNIHKTQLPPNTNYTVRVSCQTRQRFYGAEAIANCTMPVTVPDRENLNARSWHKIESQDRQLFKVYMPRISERNGPICCYKIFIVKLAPQKTLADLPSPEEISVFSYQYVYSSPLGGAYLAETFDSNHLPPEVFIGDGETHNASAACERCMGLKQKPIPTLLHFIPESPTPAVVNTSFSTTEVPETSQTKAINNTKSENSTLTTTPITAVNQTENSLRKKREDIAPVKDDLENTLVPFDGFLDEKANYTAFVEVIVYGSSENQFLPAYSSYLPPLFGGVDPKLVIVEDMTTLGVILQISLVLILIIIILLITLCVLHRYSKRVQQRGEEIITLRNSFRHLCQSLRGRHQLVAATPPDMPPIPKGELLQAYLERHRDSDYGFQHEFELLPDRFTDRTTRASEARENIYKNRYPDIKCYDQTRVRLAQMDGICGSDYINANFVLGYKERKKFICAQGPMENTVCDYWRMIWEQHLELVLMLTNLEEYSKTKCAKYWPDKSETKNFGDITVEHVGEYQYSDYVVRELKMIRTGERDTRKIVQYHFLVWKDFMAPEHPHAILRFIKRVNEAYSLEKGPILVHCSAGVGRTGTLVALDSLMQQLADEGQVSIFNTVCDLRHQRNFLVQSLKQYIFIYRALMEMGQYGDTEIAAPQLKAAIEKLRQRENGKEKCRMEEEYDKISAVLEDRKSFSVGGGEENRNKNRSELVIPYDRNRVILTPIPGKEHSTYINASFIEGYDNSESFIITQDPLDSTIADFWRMISEQCISTIVMLSDLAEGPRKCPRYWPDDEISYDHIRVRYIQSESCPYFTRRELCVTNTKVDENLVVTQYQYHGWPTVEGEVPEVTRGIIELIDQTQTNNTESTGPLVVHCNHGSDRSSMFVALSILVQQLRIEKRIDIFTTVKKLRSQRHGMISTFAQYEFLHRGIVNYLDLHNLAEENEADS from the exons ATGCAGCACCAACTCGCCATCCTCCTCGTCGCGATCTGCTCGAGCCTACTGCTCGCCACCGCTGACAGCAACGACAACA AGTCGGATGTCAGCTCTAGCTCAGGGCCTAATTCTAAGCTCCTGGAGATAGTGGTTTCCCAGGGCTCCGAAGTCATCGAAGCTGGCAGCACACCTTATTTCATCTGCAAATCCCTCGAGCCAGTCTCCACTGTCTGGTGGACGTTCAATGGAAAGAACGTCAGCTCTGTCAAAGAGTCCGAGTTTGCTGATAGGTTCGATTTAAAGACTGCAACGAGACAGGACAGCGGTAATTACACGTGTCATGCCGTTACCTCAGCTGGGCTTGTCAACAAAACTGCTCATATAAGAGTCATAG AACCAGCTAGAATCATTGCTAGTCAAAGCGTTAGAGTCAATGCCATGAATGCAGTAAACCTGACGTGTCATTTTTATGGTGATCCACTCTCCGACTTTGCTTGGTCCAAAAGCAATGATTCCGATAACTCAGAGCGCCTTAAAAATCTCACTCATGTGCAGCAAATGAACCAGACACACTTTATATTGACGCTTTCCTTCAAAAGCGCTGCTCGCAAGGACAATGGCACTTACACTTGTCAGGCTCGAGATTATTATGGTCCTGTCACAGCTGAGAGACATCTGTTTGTTGTTGATGTCCCTCTTATCAGCATTGACTTTTTGAAGACAGTGGGTGCTggaagtatttttttaaattggacAGTCAACAATGGCAACGAACCCATTGAAACTTACTTCATACAATACATGAAAAATGGTACAGACTCTTGGCAGTATAACAGTGAGTTGATCAATGGAGGAAATTCGAGCTTTGTCTTGAAGGGTTTGGACAAGGGAGCTACTTATCAAATAGGTATAAGTGCCAAAAACAAAGTTGGAAAATCACATGTTCAAATAGATCCAAGGTGGATTACAACACTGGAAAGGG ATCCTACATTCATACCAAAGTTAAATGTCAATGGCATGACATCAAGCACAGTAACAATAGCTTGGAATAACCCACCTCCAGAGCTTAAAGAACATATTCACTATTATATGGTAGTAGCAAGCCATAAAAACCAAACAAGAGAAGCTATAGTTACAGTCCAACCAAGCCAATtgtatttatttgaatatctaGAACCAGCCACatcttataaatttaaaattaaagctTGTAATGAATTCACAAAAAATTGCGGTAATTGGAGTAAAGAATTTGAAGCAGAAACTTTAGATGGAG TACCAAGTGCACCTACAAATCTATCTGTGTCATGCCGCTTTGACAACATTAGTAGAACAAGTCTTATGTCTGTGAACTGGGAACCTCCAGAGAAACCTAACAGTATAATAATACAGTATAAGATTGAAATCAATGGTAAGGCAACTTACAAGGATGATAGTGGTCGAATGAAGACTGAGACTTCAAGACCATTTATAGAGCATGTAGATTTTCATCATAAGAATATCCACAAAACTCAATTACCACCAAATACTAATTACACA GTTCGTGTATCTTGTCAGACGCGTCAACGATTTTATGGTGCAGAAGCAATAGCTAATTGTACGATGCCTGTCACAGTACCGGATCGTGAAAATTTGAATGCTAGATCTTGGCATAAAATTGAGAGTCAAGATAGACAATTATTCAAAGTCTACATGCCGAGAATCTCGGAAAGAAATGGGCCTATATGTTGCTACAAAATTTTCATTGTGAAACTTGCTCCTCAGAAAACCCTGGCTGACTTGCCTTCACCCGAGGAAATTTCTGTATTTTCTTATCAATACGTTTACTCGTCCCCGTTAGGAGGAGCATACCTTGCAGAAACGTTTGATAGCAACCATTTACCTCCTGAAGTATTTATCGGCGATGGGGAGACCCATAATGCAAGTGCCGCCTGCGAACGTTGTATGGGATTGAAGCAAAAGCCCATACCAACATTACTTCACTTTATTCCAGAG AGTCCGACGCCAGCTGTTGTAAATACAAGTTTCAGCACAACAGAAGTACCAGAAACATCCCAAACTAAAGCAATAAATAACACTAAATCTGAAAATTCTACGTTGACCACCACGCCTATCACTGCTGTTAATCAAACAGAAAATAGTTTAAGAAAAAAGCGGGAAGATATAGCTCCTGTAAAAGACGATTTAGAGAATACGCTTGTACCGTTTGATGGCTTTTTAGATGAAAAAGCAAACTACACGGCGTTCGTTGAAGTTATTg TTTACGGATCTAGTGAGAATCAGTTTCTACCAGCATATAGCAGTTATTTGCCACCATTGTTTGGAGGTGTTGATCCTAAGTTAGTGATTGTTGAAGATATGACCACACTTGgagttattttacaaatatcacTCGTTCTCATTTTAATCATCATTATTCTTCTGATTACGCTATGCGTCTTGCATCGTTATTCGAAGCGAGTACAGCAACGTGGAGAAGAAATCATAACACTAAGAAATAGTTTTAGGCATTTATGTCAGAGTTTGAGAGGCAGACATCAGCTGGTTGCTGCCACTCCTCCGGACATGCCCCCTATTCCAAAAGGCGAATTGCTGCAAGCTTACTTAGAACGCCATCGGGATTCTGATTATGGCTTCCAGCATGAGTTTGAACTTTTACCTGATCGATTCACCGATCGAACGACAAGAGCCTCCGAAGCTCGAgagaatatttataaaaatcgttatcCGGACATTAAATGTTACGATCAAACTCGTGTCCGTCTCGCTCAAATGGACGGAATTTGCGGTTCTGATTATATAAACGCAAATTTCGTACTAGGTTACaaagagcgcaaaaagttTATTTGCGCTCAAGGTCCCATGGAAAATACAGTTTGCGACTATTGGAGAATGATATGGGAACAGCATCTTGAACTTGTTCTTATGCTTACAAACCTGGAAGAGTATTCAAAGACTAAATGCGCCAAGTACTGGCCAGACAAAAGTGAAACCAAAAATTTCGGCGACATAACAGTTGAACACGTAGGTGAATATCAATACTCTGATTATGTCGTACGAGAACTGAAAATGATTCGAACTGGAGAACGAGATacaagaaaaattgttcagtaTCACTTCCTAGTTTGGAAAGACTTTATGGCTCCAGAACATCCTCATGCAATTTTAAGGTTTATAAAGCGAGTAAACGAGGCGTACTCACTAGAGAAGGGTCCCATATTAGTCCATTGCAGTGCTGGAGTTGGAAGAACTGGAACGTTGGTTGCATTAGATTCTTTGATGCAGCAATTGGCAGATGAGGGACAAGTATCGATATTTAATACTGTATGTGATTTGAGACACCAGAGAAACTTCTTAGTCCAGTCTTTGAAGCAgtacatatttatttatcgagCTTTGATGGAGATGGGTCAATACGGTGATACCGAAATAGCGGCACCTCAACTCAAAGCAGCTATCGAAAAACTTCGACAAAGAGAAAACGGGAAAGAAAAGTGTCGTATGGAGGAAGAATACGAT AAAATTAGTGCAGTATTAGAAGATCGAAAATCTTTCTCAGTAGGAGGTGGAGAAGAAAACAGAAACAAAAATAGGAGTGAGCTAGTCATACCATATGATAGAAATCGTGTCATTTTGACACCTATACCTGGAAAAGAACATTCTACATACATCAATGCCTCTTTCATAGAGGGTTACGATAATTCAGAGTCTTTCATTATAACGCAGGACCCTCTAGACTCTACAATAGCCGATTTTTGGAGAATGATTTCAGAACAGTGTATATCGACAATAGTAATGCTCTCAGAC TTGGCAGAAGGGCCGCGTAAGTGCCCGCGTTACTGGCCAGATGATGAAATCTCTTATGATCACATTCGCGTTCGATACATTCAAAGTGAGAGTTGTCCATATTTCACACGTCGAGAATTATGCGTAACTAACACAAAGGTTGACGAAAATCTAGTAGTTACGCAATATCAATACCATGGATGGCCAACGGTGGAAGGTGAAGTACCAGAAGTCACGAGAGGAATCATTGAGCTGATTGACCAGACCCAAACTAATAATACAGAATCAACTGGACCACTTGTTGTTCATTGCAATCATGGCTCAGATAGAAGTTCTATGTTTGTAGCCTTGAGCATTCTTGTTCAACAACTGCGCATCGAAAAGAGGATTGATATTTTCACTACAGTTAAGAAATTAAGATCACAGAGGCATGGAATGATAAGCACATTT